DNA from Pirellulales bacterium:
AGCCGAGCCGTTCCTGACGCCGGAGAGCCCCGAAGTCATCGCGGCGGTCGACCGGGCGCTCGAATTCCTGGCGAAAGCACCCGCGGACAAACGGCCCGGCGCTCGGGCGTTGGTCGGCTTGTCGTACGTCAAGCACAACAAGAAAGACCATCCGAAGGTGCAAGAGGCATTGGACGCGGTTCGCGAGATCGCGGCCACGGACAAGCAATCGGCGGACGAGATCTACACGATTTCCGTGGCGATCGTGTTTCTCACGTCGCTCGACCCGAAGGCCCATAAGTCAGACATCGAGCAGTTGCTCGCGCGGCTCATATCGCGGCAAAAGCCTCACGGCGGTTTCGGCTATTTCACCCGAACGACGGGCGATACGTCGATGACGCAAAATGCCGTCCTCGCCATGTGGGAAGCGGCGCAATACGGCATCGATGTGCCCTTGCCAGCCTGGGAACGCGTCACCGAGTGGCTGCTTCAGACGCAAGACTCGGGCGGCGGGTTCGGCTACCAGGGCGAACCCTCAGGCGGCGGCTCGCGGCGCAAACAGAACGATCTGCGTCCGTCGATGGCTGCCGCGGGTCTCGGCAGCTTGTACATCTGCCAAGACTATCTCGGCCTGTCAGGCGATCTCACCGCGGCGCGCTCCGACAACGCCCCACCGCCGACAGTCCGCCAGGCGGGCGCGAAGAAAAGTGGCCAGCCCAAGACCCGGCTGATCAACGGCAATCGGCTCGTCGAAGCGCAGGAATTCGGCCACACGTACTGGGAAACCAATTTCAAGCCCGCACCGCGCACCTACCGCCATTACTATCTCTATGCCTACGAGCGCTACCGCTCGTTCGAAGAGCTGATCACCGGCACGCCCGAAGACGCCCCCCAGTGGTACCACGACTGCGCGCGGC
Protein-coding regions in this window:
- a CDS encoding HEAT repeat domain-containing protein is translated as MAILLFTAALAVANCPLSVRAAEPFLTPESPEVIAAVDRALEFLAKAPADKRPGARALVGLSYVKHNKKDHPKVQEALDAVREIAATDKQSADEIYTISVAIVFLTSLDPKAHKSDIEQLLARLISRQKPHGGFGYFTRTTGDTSMTQNAVLAMWEAAQYGIDVPLPAWERVTEWLLQTQDSGGGFGYQGEPSGGGSRRKQNDLRPSMAAAGLGSLYICQDYLGLSGDLTAARSDNAPPPTVRQAGAKKSGQPKTRLINGNRLVEAQEFGHTYWETNFKPAPRTYRHYYLYAYERYRSFEELITGTPEDAPQWYHDCARPLLAEQQQDGSWSSANDVGATCDTAFAALFLLRSTKKSLKRVNRFGSGRLIGGRGLPGSGEIDVERGTIRPRPLRGPAEELLKLLSDADNPEHEAAAEGFRQLALEADQATLNKHAAKLRQLAGAEDPEARLAAVRALGRTHNLDNVPTLIYALTDPDPRVFLEAREALLFLSRKFDGFGFEGVLDEVRRKEEIERWKSWYLVIRPDAKFED